Genomic window (Lutra lutra chromosome 17, mLutLut1.2, whole genome shotgun sequence):
gactTGTTTTTTAATATCAGATGTCTACCTTCTCTTACCAGACTTGAGCAGTTCTATGTTATGGCTTCAAACCTGGAATAAAGCACATTTTATGTCAGGAAGCTCTAGACCAAACTTTAAAAGTCCTCTGTGGGAAGACAGTGGACAGGGAGGCTTGTGAAGCAGTGACAGACTGTTGTGGCTGGTGGTTCTGTTGGGAAGAGCGCAGTTTGGCCTCATGCGTGTGCTGTGATGTGCAGCTTTGTGCACAGCGGCCCTGTCCTCCCGGGGGACTgtttgctggggagtggggagtcaCTGCTAAAGCCTTGTCTGCAGGTGAGACTCCGTGTGATCAGCCCCCTCACTGGCCACGATCACCGCACTGGCCTGGTCTgtctgcagtttttaaaaaccagtctCTGAAATTTAATCTCTGAACTGAGACATTCTTGTCGTGTCAGGGAAGGGCATATTTACCTGATGATATCAAAAGAGACgagaaatatatttaagagaTCCTCCTGTGCcgtcttttaaaaagatggccTGATTGATTTAGCTTTTTCATCATCAGAACTGAGGGTGAAGTATGTTAGGGAGATTGTCACTGACCCAAGCGCGATCAGGGTTGTGTCAGGTATGCTGACTGCGAAGACCAGGAATTGACCCCGGCCAACTTGGACAGAAGGGAGTTTGTCGGAAGGCCGTGGGAGCCAGTCGAGTTGGCAGGAGGCTGCCAGCTGGAGGAGGGAGCATAGAGGCTGGACCAGGGGGAACCCAGTGCAGGCAGCCCCTCAGCTGAAACGGGGCCCGTCTGGCCAGGATGCTGCTGCTCCTGAGATGACCGGCCTCCAGCCAGTCACCCGCTTGCTCCAGACCCAGTATCCCACCCAGGAGGGTCTGGTGGGCTGAGCCCACTGGCTGTgctgcagtgagagagggagggccCAGCCCCTGGGCACCGGTGTTGTGAGTGGCCTGCATCGGGGTCACACTCCCACCAAAACCACGGGGAGAAAGGCTAAAAAGACTGAAGAAGGAGATGGGTCCTGGGGTACATTCCCTTTCAAAAAGCTTTGTAGCAACAgtatctctcatttttattttacgaGTGATTATTTAAGATGTACATGAAAATCCAACTCGATCCTCCCAAAACCCTAGCTGAGGATgtctgggtggtggtggtgccaGGACCCCTCACTGGTCTTCGAACTTACAGTCTAGGGGGCTTGCCCCCCTGACCCCTGCGGGAGGCCTGGGCTGCTCAGTCTGGGCTGGTTTTCCTTACAGGTTACATAAGGACGGGCTCGGTCTTTCTGGCCCAAACTCAGGACCGGCTGATCTCCCTGAAGCGCATCAACTCAAGGCTGAAGTACGTATGAGGCTAGAAGCCTGTCCTGATGCTCCTGTCAGACTGACCTCTGCCAGAGGGCCATGCATGTCATTGTCCCCTTGTGTTCTGCGGCAGTGTCATAGGCATCCCTTCTGAGATCATCTCTCCCAAGAAAGTCGCCGAACTTCACCCTCTCCTCAACGTGCACGACCTGGTGGGGGCCATGCATGTTCCTGAGGACGCCGTGGTGTCCTCTGCTGACGTGGCTCTTGCCCTGGCCAGTGCTGCCTCCCAAAATGGTAAGCAGGTTTCTGGGTGAGGAAGGAAGAGGTTACATAAGAAGGTGTCTCACAACTGGCAGTGACACCAGTTCAGCTTCCATTTCTGAGCATTGCCTCTTAGAATGTTTGTTTGAATGTACTATCTGTTAATAAATGTTTCCTCAGGGccacatttttcttaataaagttCTAAGGAACTGCTTTCTTTTAGTACTGATCAGTGCACTTCAGGCTTAtgggactccccccacccccaagaacaTGAGAAGCTCCAAGGTCAAAAGACACAAGTGGACTAAATCCACAGCTGGTTGTGTCCTGGGGTTGGAATGAACGAGGGGAAGACTAACTAGTGTCTACGGTGTTCTGCTCTTTGGATGAACTGATTCATGGTGTGGGTGCGTTAGGATTTAAGGTGctttatttgaactttttctcccctgcccctttTATGATTCCTGGAATGGAGTTGTGTACTAAAGTTGCCCGCTGTTTTAAGTCTTGGAAAAGGCCCATTGATACAGTCTCAGGATGTGGTTCCTgggagtttggtttttttgtttgtttgtttgtttgtttttaataaatcacTGATGTAGCTTTTTCAGCGTTTCTCAGGGGTTGAGAATCTGCTACAGAGACCTTAATTCTGGGCCATTAGTGGATGGATGCATCAACTTTCTTTACCTTGGAACAGGTGTCCAGATCTATGACCGGACCAGTGTTCTTCATGTAATGGTCAAGAAAGGTCAAGTTACTGGTGTGGAGACAGATAAAGGACAGATCGAGTGCCAGTATTTTGTCAACTGTGCTGGTCAGGTAGGTGAGCAACTGTACTGGGTCACTGATTTTCTCACTTCACTCTTACCTCTGGGATTTTAGGTATGGAGATGTAAGGTTAATACAGTTATGATTCAGCAGTCATCACGGACTACCTGTTCCTTGTTTGGACTAGAAACCTCAgaattctcttattctttttttttttttttttagattttatttatttatttgacagagagatcacatgtaggcagaaaggcaggcagagagagaggaggaagcaggccccctgacgagcagaaagcccgatgcagggctcgatcccaggaccctgagatcatgacctgagccaaaggcagaggctttaacccactgagccacccaggcgccccagaactctTTTATTCTAAATCAGAGGCCTCTAGCCAGTCCTCAGAGAGGAGCACCAGTGGTGACCTTTTCCTCCCGCCACCCTGGGTTAATCGGTGCCAGGAAGTCTGCGAAATGGTCGGGCATTGACAGAAATCCTTGGCGTTGGGTCTCCTTTGGTGTTTCATTTCATCCTGCCACCTAGCAAATAAAGCACAGGGCTATTTTTTGTGTCGGGAGTGTGGATTCGGTTCAGAACCCTAAGCTGCTTCTACTTTTAAGGCAGATTGGTCCCTTGCCTCCCACTCTACAATCTTCAGAGGACTTGGGGTGCTTTTTGCCTTGCAAACGTCACAGATGACAGAATCTGGGATTTGTAGGTACCAGGCGGTATCAGGCGTTTTGTTACAAGGGCATCACTTGCCCCCCCAATGAGCTCCTTTTATGAGTTGCTAAATCTCTCGTTCTTTGGTCTAAAATTAATTGTTATGGTTTAAACAGGACCATGTTGCTCCCCCGCCCACGTAACTAAAGCAGGCTGCACCTTGGCTTCCCACACCTGACCTTGGGGCAAGCGCACACACAGGCCACCTGAAATTAAGCTCTGGCAAGCGGCTGAACAtgctcatttgtctttttttcctcttcccacccACCAATCAATCTGTCCATTTGTAGTGGGCATACGAGCTGGGTCTGTCCAACGAGGAGCCGGTTAGTATCCCGTTACATGCCTGCGAACACTTCTACCTTCTGACTCGCCCCTTGGAGACCCCTCTGCAGAGCAACACACCAAGTGAGGACTTacactttgtttttaatcttgtttCCTTGCCACTGTCCTGTCTTCTGAAAAAGAAGACTTTCTCCTCAGGATAGACAGTGCTCGGAAGAGCCTCGTCTCTTCTGGAGCATGTTACGGGGGAGGCCGACCCAGTTCTACCTTTTCTCTAAGGACTCTTTATGAAAGGATGGACAAAATGGGCATTCCACCGAAGCAgtgttttggttggttggttttgtaaGCTGACTGCAGCCCCACACAGAGGTCCAGGCTGAGAATATTTGCAGTGTAACCTAGAGTTTTTGACTGGAACGGCGCACACTGTAGAGGGCTTCTAGGTGAGCTCCAGTCCGGTTGCTCTGTGGCCCCGAGTGCCACAGGAGAGGGCTTGACATCATCTGGAAGGTCTCGACCCCAAGAATGGGCTTGCGGTCCCCCTTTTCTGCTAGGCTTTCCTGCGGCACTGCGGCAGCGCCATAGTTCGGTTGCGAGCACCAGTCAGAGCTTCTAGATAACTGATCGGAGAAACGGTGTCCCCTGTGAATCTGAGAGGGGCAGGTCCTCCCCCATGACCTCGAAAGGTCTGCATTCCCTGGATGCTCTTTGGCTAATAAAGCTAATAATGAGTGTCTGGGTTCTGCTTTTTCTGTGCATTTAGAGAGCTGGCCTCCCTCTAAACCTTCTATCCCCCACTCCCTTGTTGTTTCTCTTCCTCAGCTATTGTGGATGCTGACGGAAGGATTTATATCCGGAACTGGCAGGGTGGCATCTTGTCTGGGGGCTTTGAGAAGAACCCGAAGCCCATCTTCACTGAGGGCAAGAACCAGCTGGAGATTCAGAATCTGCAGGAAGACTGGGATCACTTTGGTGTGCAAACTAGGGGATAACTGTAATGCCCCGTGTTGTCTAAGATGCTGTCTTTTTGAAAGCATTTTCAAGAAGAGTTCATTCTTCGATCTTTGTAACAGCCCCATGAGGTGCTCACAGAAGGTAGCCTACAGAGTTTGCCTGTCGAAGGCTGTGGTTACAGGGTAGCAGATTCTGGGGACAAAGATCTTGGTTAAGGGACTTCTGGCCTATTACTGTACCTAAAACAACTGCTAAAATTCTAGGCTAGGAGGGAACCTTTTTGTAGGCAGcttggaaaattaaatttttagaaagcagAATCTTTTTGTTAATACagtcttttagaattttttttttttttttaagattttatttatttgggggcctgggtggctcagtgggttaaagcctctgccttcggctcaggtcatgatcccggggtcctgggatcgagccccgcatcgggctctctgctcagcggggagcctgcttcctcctctctctgcctgcctctctgcctacttgtgatctctgtctgccaaataaataaataaaaatctttaaaaaaaaaaaaaagatttatctatttgacagagacacagcgagagagggaacacaagtagggggagtgggagagggagaagcaggcttccctctgagcagggagcccaattcaggactcgatcccaggaccctcagatcatgacctgagccaaaggcagacgtgtaatgactgagccacccaggtgtcccttttagctggtttttgtttttattgaagaaGAATTGACCTATGACACtgtattagtttcgggtgtataTCACAGTGATTCAGTATTTATATGCCCcttgattttgtaatttttttatttccttactaaaaggaaatacagataGTTAATACAGTCCTGTGGCCCAGATTCCAAAGATATGGTGTATAATGTAGAGTTTCCTCTCCCACCcttaatggactttttttttttaataaactttttattatgggagatttcagacttttaaaagtgcAGGAATAGTATACAGAACCCTCTGTGTACCCACCTGCCAGCTTCAGTCTGGTTTCATCTGTTGCCACTGTCCCCTGGAGTAATTCCCAGATGCCGGGCTGACTTTCCAACAGGCTGGTGACCTGTCTTTTGTAGCTGTTCCAGCTTGGGAAATCCTTGCTTTTCCCCAACTACCAGTCCCTTGGAGACCTTACTTGTCCTCTTGTGTGTTGTGTGCCCTTCCACAGCTCCTCGCCTTTCTAACGagtgtcttttttctctgtctttatgcCAAGCACTTCATAGGTTTGTCCCTCAACTCCAGCATGGTTTCTGCTTTCTGACTCAGGCCATTTGGCTCTTCTGAGAAAGCCTCCTTCAGGAGGTTCTCTGTGATACGAGGGAGTCGGGAAGCAGGAGTCGGAAGGTTTTGAATCCCCTAAAGCTGAGGACtgtgtttgggtttgttttcacGGCTCAGAGCCCCTGCTGAGTTCCCTCCTGCGTCGCATGCCCGACCTGGAGACCCTGGAGATCCTGAAGTTGGTGAACTGCCCCGAGACCTTCACCCCGGACATGAGGTGCATCATGGGCGAGTCTCCTTCGGTGCGGGGCTACTTCGTCCTGGCGGGAATGAACTCTGGCGGCCTTTCGTTCggtggaggggctgggaggtAAGTCTTCCTTGCTCTGCCCCCGTTTGCCGGGTGCTTCCTTCCTACAGTCACTTGTGCTCCTGCGGCGCGTCCCGGGGTAGGCAGTGTGGCACGTTAACAGTGAGGAGTACCCGTGATCGGGAGAGTTGTGCCCTCAGGTCATCACTGTGGCATATTCTGGAAGTGTCATTGTGCACAGTGTTCGTGAACCCTTCCTTTGGAATTAGTCTGGGAGAGTGTGGGATGTACGTTTGTACTGAATGCTGCCATTCAGTTATCTGGAAATTTAACAAGTAGGTTTGGAAGACACGATGAGATTGTTAGAGACCCATTAGCCAATCTACGGATTCACAGATGTAGTCGCTCAAAAAACCGCTGGGTAAGTAAAGTCCAGTGACTGAATTTTTAGGTCATATAATGAAAGATGTGGGtgcttctctattttcttctcttcctactATGTGAGCAAGCACGGACAGAGTCTATTTTGCACACCAGTGTGGGCCCTCAGGTGATGGGTGATATGTCAAGTGTCAGGTTCTTACTGTGTAATCAGTAGGCAGAAGGGGAGGTCAGATCCTTCAACAGAGATCGGAACCTCAGGACAGTAACCAGAGGCTCTCCCCAGGCTACCACCACTGTGTGGAGGTTTCACGATGCCTCTAGCTTACCCTTGGTTTCCAtgtggttttcttcctctttggttttcttcctctttggtaTCAGTGTAAATGGTTTTATGGAAAGTGTTTACCTCTTGGCGATGGCCAAATACATTTATTGAGTTACTAGAAATGAACATTTCATAATTGGACACAGCCAGAGTAATTAAAatgtctgtttattcatttacaaaTTTAGTAACATGAAAAGGAAATCTGAATTGCAATCTGGCTTGATAGAAACACAGTGCACAATGTTAATACCACATTCACGGAGGCAGAAATTCACCCCGGGTACCTAAAGTCACCAGAGTTCTCAAGAAAAAGTCCCATCCCCTAAAGTGCCTCAGATGTCTTCAGCACCACAAGCTGACACTGCAGAGGGACCGAAAGGGGCTAAGCCAACTGCACACTTAGAGACATAAATAAGGAGTTACAGCCTGAACGATAATCACAATGGCATTTCCTGGATCCCAAGAGGAGGCTCGAGAGTGAAGCATTAACTGTGCTGCTAGAAACCCCTCCGTGAAAGAAGCCGCAGAAGCTTTCTCCCCTCATCTGTCTGctctgggggagggaggcggTGGCAGGGTGCCTGGGAACCCTCAGACTGAAATGAAGTTTCTTTTCATCCCACACCCACAGTGGGACATCCTGGCGTAAGGCACGAGAACCGGGCTTGAAAAGAGGTTCTCCCAGCTCCAGTTCTTGGTGTGCAAAGGAAATCCTGGCATAGATCTTTTGAAACTGATGCTAAAAATATTCTTCCCACCCTCTTGTAATTTCTGTCCTTGAGGGACAGAAAGCCGAGAAGGCAGAAAAGGTTTGTGAAGGGTAAAAATAGGTACCTCTAGATATGAGAAAGCCCAGGAAGAAATGTGTAATTCTTCAAGGGGTGCAGATTCTCTGCTTGGAGAAGTCAATCACATTATACAATGAATAACTCTGGTGTTTAATGAACAAAGAGAAGGCAAAGACATACAAAATATTTAGTTCTCTTGAAAAATAGTGCATTTGTAGTGATGAGGGGCTGCAGACGCAGCCGTGTGCGGATGACGGGGAGCCTTACAACTCAGCACCTTGAAGTGGAGGAGGCCGAGGGGGGCTGCCGGGGAGAGCCCGGGGCTCGCTGAGGCCTCCCTGCGAGACACGGTTAGCGCCCCAAGACTCCCGGGTCAGCTACCGTGCCTGCCCTCTGCTGTGCTGCTCCGAACCCACGCGCCTGCCAGTGACAGTTCTTCACTCGTGAAAATGTTCCCCGTGTCGTTCTGATAGAAGacttggggagggaggtgggtgcaGGGAGGGGGAGTGTGCCGAAGGAAATGGAAACGTAGGAAAGTTCTCCAGTACTAAGCAAGGTGCCCACACCTCCACCTCGGATACCAGAGGGGCCCTTTGCTGCTTCCACAGCGAGACAGCAGGCCGAACCCGGGAGCTAACCCTGGAAGTCAGCCAGGACGCAGCCTTCTGGGGTCAGAATTATGACGACAGATGATAGAAGCTTCCCTTTTATCTCCCTCAGGTTCTCAGCGGAGGGTAGAGACTCAGATGCCGGCACACGTGTCCATCAGGCAGAGGATGAACCGAGCCAGAAAGCAAGGTGAGGGGTTAGCTCTCCAGTGAGGGTCAGCTGCTTCCAGAAAGCTTCAGTCCCGCCGCATGGGGGCGCGGTGAACACTGCAGATACGCTCAGAGGCTGgtagtggaggaaggagaggttaCTTTTCACTCGCTTCGCTGCCTCAGAGGGGAAAGAGGTAAAGCTGTTGGTCTGTACAAGGTAGAATCCACGGACACCAGATCTCCTGGTGAGAAGCCAAGTCCCCAGGCTTCTCCTCCCGCAGAAATGGGGTAACCGAGGTTAATCACTGAGCCTAGTGGTCTCTGTGCCCCTGTTCTGAAGGGCAGCTCTTGTATTCGGGGGCACAGGGAgggacccctgcccccagcagagcACTAGAAACGTAGGGGGACTGTTTGGTTCTCTCTCCTGGAGCAGGTCCCCTGTGCGGTGCTCTGTGGCTCCAACACAGGTTAGAGGACAGCAGCTAGTTCTCATCCCTTGCTCTTAAGTTTTCCAAATTAGAGCGCTCTGGTACGCACAGGGAGTCTCTCTGCTGCAAGCTTCCACAGAAGACAAGTGACCGTGGTAGGGCCGGGAACCAGGATTTACACGTGGTGCCAGGAAGCGGGGGCTTAGCAGGTATttcaggggaggagaggggccgCAGGGACCCGCAGCCCTGAGTTTTCATCTGCCTGAGGCCGCTATGCTTTGTGTTTCTAGCTTCAAAGAGAAGAGCGCAGAGGCCCTCCCTCAAGAGAGCACAAGATCAAGACAGCACAAGAGGTGACAGGGGATCCTTTCAGAGAAAAGACCACGTGTCTGAACACAAAGTCCCGTTCACAGCAGTCCGGATCCCTGGGGTCTCCAGGGAGAGGTGAGTGGTCATCCGCGGTAACGCACGGGGCCTGACCGCCGCGGGACGACGTTGTCAGGTGTgcggggaggcagggaagagtcCTCCCCCTCACAGTTACAAACAAAGAGGGAAACTACCAAATTCAGACCGACGAAGTCGGACTTAGCCAAGAGATTTCAAGGGCGAGTGTTCAAGTGTCAGAAGCAAAGTGTGTGTGTCAAGGTCCTCAACATAAGTAACTAATAAAGCCAGAATGTCTTTTAGATTCAACCTGAAATAGTTTTTCATTTACAAAGATGAGTGTGGCACAGAGTATAGGCTGCCTCTAGCGCGCCGCGTTCCTTCCTCCGTCGGGCCCCTGCTGTCCAGTGGGGCAACATCTCTCTGGGAACAGAGTTCTACCTACCTACTCGCTTAATAAATCAACTAAGACCTCCTTAAGCAGTCAGTGATCAAGTAGGAGTTGTCTGGCTGGGGAAATGGCAAGCAGTGTCTAGAAGGAATCTGTCTGAGTAAACAGAACCCAAGAAATGCCACAGCAGACACAGCTGAGAATTCTAAGTTGCTCTAAAACAAAAGGCTTTTTAGTACAGAGACCTGACTAGAGCTAATGCATCCAAGATACCAAgaaaacagttcaaaatctgtaaCAGCAGAGGTGGCCCAGCTGACCCCTACCTAACAGCATGGAGGGCCTTTCCGGTGCCCCAGGCCCTTTTCCATGCCGGAGCCCCAGAGCGCTGGCTGGCTGAGAGCAGACTCAGGATGTACTCTCTCCACGCTCAGAACTCAAAGCAGACCCATGGCAGGGGCGTGGGGGGTGGTCAGCGCTGTGTGGATCTGTCTGTTCTGGGCCAGAGGAAGCCGCATTGGGGAGGCCAGCAGCTCTCTCGAACTCAGCACGGCCAGCGAGGTTTGGTTCCTCAACCAAGACCGCACAACCATCCTGTTCCAAAGGGACCGCAGTGTTCACTGGCTGAGGGCCCACTGCAcaagggacaggggagggaggatggactAAGTCAAATGCGCTTGGAGAGACTGAGCTTAAGAGGCAGAAAGCAGCAGCAGCGTTCTAGCAGCAGGAAACCGCCTTGGGGCTGTGCACCTTCTGAGATCAGACCCTTGCAGCCGGGAAAAGCAACACAAAAGGCAACATGGTTTTTCCCTTTCCATCACTGGCTTGTTTACTCAGGCCGACAAACGCTCTTGGAGAGCTGAGCGAGACATGGAGAAAATTTGAGGCCGGTGGCCCCGGCCTGACACTGTTAACACCCAGATTGGTAGGGACCTCGGGATGGTGCCAGGGCCGCTGTTCACTAGAGACCAGACAGCATCCACGGGATGCCTCGCGGGGGTGAGGTAGATGGTCATCCTCCTACTCGAGGTACCAGGGGGCCAGCCCAcggcacagggaaagggagagggatcCGCCTGGCCCAGCAGCATGGCCCGCGCTCGCACAGGGCTGAGCCACATACACACAGCGAGCGACTGCTCCGAGAAAAGTCGGCCTCACGGAACTCCTGCCCTGAGGCCTGCACACCACCAGCTTCCCTTGCTTCAAAACACAGCATTAAAAATCCGACTGTCCCGGTTACCTACTTCCACAGGTGGAGCTGGCGCCTGTCCTGCCCATTAGACATGCTTCTTGTCACCACGGGAATCTGGGGGgcgaggaggagagggaggaacgGCCCGGAGTGAGTGGTAGATGGAAAAgtgcagaagggaggggggaaggtggAAGGAGAAGAGGTTGCAAAGCAAAAGGTTTAAAAGCAGGTGAAGTTTAAAATGGCATCAAGGAGCGGAGAGCTGGGAGGCGGAGGGGAGCCCTGCGGTAGGGTGTGGGGTAGGTGGGGAAGTGAGGCCGCCAGCATTACTTCCCGTGCAAGTCACTTAGCTCTACGTCGTCCTTTCGGCGCTTGTGAGTGAAGAGCGAGGTGACCGGGTAGAGCTTGGCCTTGGCCTGGAACCGGTGTCCCGCGATGTCAATCTCATACTCTCCCCGGTTAATAAAATCTGCTGTCACCACCTGTTCTTCCCCCGTGTCCTCGGAAAAATTGTGTACAAAGCCCAAGCAGACGTGGCGCTCCAGGGTGTAGCTGTAGGCACTGCTGGTGGTCTTGCCCGCGTACTGCCCGTTGCGGTAAATGGGCTCCCCCCACCATGGCCAGAGGTCCAGGTCGGTGTCGTGGTCGTCCAGGATGAACATGGTGAGGCGTTTGTACACCCCGTTCTGCTTTTGCTGCAA
Coding sequences:
- the LOC125089911 gene encoding pyruvate dehydrogenase phosphatase regulatory subunit, mitochondrial-like isoform X2, with the translated sequence MADYSNKLYHQLEQETGIQTGYIRTGSVFLAQTQDRLISLKRINSRLNVIGIPSEIISPKKVAELHPLLNVHDLVGAMHVPEDAVVSSADVALALASAASQNGVQIYDRTSVLHVMVKKGQVTGVETDKGQIECQYFVNCAGQWAYELGLSNEEPVSIPLHACEHFYLLTRPLETPLQSNTPTIVDADGRIYIRNWQGGILSGGFEKNPKPIFTEGKNQLEIQNLQEDWDHFEPLLSSLLRRMPDLETLEILKLVNCPETFTPDMRCIMGESPSVRGYFVLAGMNSGGLSFGGGAGRFSAEGRDSDAGTRVHQAEDEPSQKASFKEKSAEALPQESTRSRQHKR
- the LOC125089911 gene encoding pyruvate dehydrogenase phosphatase regulatory subunit, mitochondrial-like isoform X1 is translated as MFFRLLSAVRRQRPGRGWRNWSSGRSGASAAEAHSVTLPTQAQVVICGGGIMGTSVAYHLSKMGWKDIVLLEQGRLAAGSTRFCAGILSTARHLTIEQKMADYSNKLYHQLEQETGIQTGYIRTGSVFLAQTQDRLISLKRINSRLNVIGIPSEIISPKKVAELHPLLNVHDLVGAMHVPEDAVVSSADVALALASAASQNGVQIYDRTSVLHVMVKKGQVTGVETDKGQIECQYFVNCAGQWAYELGLSNEEPVSIPLHACEHFYLLTRPLETPLQSNTPTIVDADGRIYIRNWQGGILSGGFEKNPKPIFTEGKNQLEIQNLQEDWDHFEPLLSSLLRRMPDLETLEILKLVNCPETFTPDMRCIMGESPSVRGYFVLAGMNSGGLSFGGGAGRFSAEGRDSDAGTRVHQAEDEPSQKASFKEKSAEALPQESTRSRQHKR